DNA sequence from the Malus domestica chromosome 06, GDT2T_hap1 genome:
AATGGGCCCATCCATTCATCCAAATTTGTGGGTTTCTAACTTTCTAATCCTCCAGCAAAGCCCATCCATTGTATAATAGAAATGGGCTGGTCCCAAGTCCCATAAGTCTCAAGATTTGGAACTGCCCCGCCTCGTTTACTCTCTAAAAAGATTGGACCCACCTCGTACCCACTCTGAGCCGTGATTACCCACTTCAACCTGTGGGTTCTCTACCCGTTTGCCAACCCCTAGTGAAGACGGAAACACCACAAtaaatgcacctaagcacatacagggtattattaataaaactctaataaaatgattgaatttgggaaaaaacGGATGTCGAAAACGGATTCAGGACGTTAAATTACCTTAAGACGGGTCCCGGGTAAATTTCGtaaaagtcaacaaaaagtcAACTCTGGATTATTCTTTGAAATATTCCTAGGAATATTCCATTCGGTCAACTGGGCTGGGTCAAAGGCCGGTTAAAGGGCCGGGCTTGGGTTTGGGTTGGGCCTTAAAAAGTTTTGGGTTTGGCTGAGTAGCCCGAGGGCCTTAGGTTTTCACGGCCCAAGGTCTGGGCCCAAAGGGTTTATAATTGGGGTTTGGGCTCGCCATCCCAACCAAAAGGCTTGAAGGATATTAGTTTGGGCCGGCCAAAGGACCAAGTTCCATGGCCTAATGGATCTAGGTTGGGCTGCCGGGTTTTGGCCATTTTCGATAGAGGAGAACGCCGGAGCTTCCCAAGCTCCAGCCGACCTCGTTTCTAATGTCCAACCTATGATCTACCGATTAAATTGAAGAACACCAAGAGTAGTTTAAGAATATACCTTTGGTTTCCCAAGGGGTGGCCGGAGTCGGCTGGATTTTAGTTTGAAATCCACGGGGCTCGCCAGAGACTTCCTGGGTTCTCTGTGCTTCACAtaggagaagggagagagagagagagagaaagagagagagagagagaaagagagagaggcctgtcatggtggtgatggtggtgtcaCCATTGTTCATTTACAGGTATGGATGTGTGAGTGTGTTTGTGGGTTGGTCATTGGGGAAGAGTGAGAGGAAGAGGTCTGCGCGAGAGAGAAAGCTCGAGGAAGGTGAAAGGAAGAGAGGAAAGTGAGGGAGAGGGATACCATGTGGCATGCAAAGAAGAAGGGAGGGTTGGGGACCCAAAGGAAAGGTGGGCCCCGCCTAGCTCACCAATTAAGGCCAAAAAACAATCGCCATTCAAAATATCTTTCCCACTCCAAGTGAAATTACCAAAAAGCCCCCTCCGTTTCGTAAAATCCGGGATGGGTTATTACAAAACCACATGTGTTTGTGAACTTTACATCTATaagagagatgatacaaataagAGTAATGTTGCACTTACTACATATTTGTACCATCATTTGAaccatctctctaatagagtTAGGGTCCGccaacatatgtgagtcctgtCTCTATTAGAGATGGTACAAATATGTGGtaaaattaacatttttgtATAAATAATAGTACAAATAGATGCTAAGTttatcactcttttttttttaacattttattttgtcgTTTTATTTGTTAGCTTTTGTGAGGCAATGAATCTTTCTGATGGAGGAAAAAGCTGATGCTTACTACTTTATTTATTACTATTGAATGagttcaaattttaaattttttatctaCTTATTACaaaaatcttaaaatttaaatttctttaATTGTGATAATAGAGTGGTCAGGTTATTTTGTGAGAAAAATATCCTCTGAAGGAAAATGAGAGACATATTTCAATTgaattatataattaattactGAAAGTTCGAATTTGTCTACTTTTGAAAAAACAAGCGGTTGGACATTGGAATGACAAATACAACCAGATTTTCTCAAAATGAGATTATCTATATACTTTTTGTCATTCACAGTTTAACATTAATATTTGtgttaatattataaatattgtataaaaaaaacatGGAGTGGTAGAAATTCCACGAAACATCCCACTTTAAAAAAGTTGCATTAGCATATAGCACtagatacaatttttttttcaatcactTCATGCTTTTAAcacaatatttatattattagcATAGATattaacgttaaactgtgagTGACAAAAAAATCTCACCTTAAcagatttggatggattgtaaTGCAACAAagttggagagattttttagcgTATCCACAACACAGATTGGTACATTACGTATCAAATTTCTCTTCACTATTAGCATGAAAATTGATGTATTGACTCGTGTTTGAGTCACATGAAGAAATCTCTCAATACAATGCCATTATTTGAAAAAGTTGCTTTCTTTGAATGATGACTGGATTCCAGTACTACATTATACTTTGGCAAAGTCATGACCAATTTGATAATATAacaagaacatggaaaattcTAGTGTTTGAGTAACAACGGAAGCCTTTTATCACTCCAATTGATGAAGAAACGATCCAGAAGCCCGCTTTGTAGGGTGAGTGGGATATGCTATGAATCATTAAAATGGATTCAAGTCCCATGTCATTGTATAATGCTATTAAATAGCATCATGGActggattttcattttggatTCAAGTTCAAAATAGCACGGGTTTTATAAACTGTCGGTTAACATAAGTTATCAATCCAACACACAACGGCGGAGCCAAGTACAAGGTTGTGTTCTTTAAGCTTAAAAATACTAATTATTCTATTTTATGCTTATTAATGGTCATAGCCTATAATGAAAAGTCTGAATCTTAGAGCTGCTTTTACGGAATGTAAGAGTTAATGAATGTTAAATAAACTCATCATTTTAGCTAATACTAAAATTTTATCGTATTAAATTAAAACTTTCATACCACACACGGTTCTTAAAGAATAAAGAATgtttatattattcattttgaagttttgaagtctAGAAAGCATACTAAATTTCTTACTTCAAATTATTACTTTTAGAACCAGTTAACAACAAAAGATAGGTCTTCTTTCTATCCAAGTCAAGCACTGAAGAGCACTCACAATTGATCTATATTGTGTTGGGCTTTCAAGTGAAGGAAACTCATGACTTAATTTGGAGGAGTAATGGATGTTGTTAGCAAATTCATGTAGGATTTGGCGACTGAAGTAGAATAATTATCCTATCCTTTAATTTTCAGGTCATCATTTAACAAATGGGATGAGATGCTCAGAAGCGTGAAGAGGCCCCGTTGCGGTGCTGTTGGGCCGATGTCCTTCAGAAAATTATTTTAGTGTGCCAGAAATATAACTTAATTTACCaaatgtcataatacaattagttaaaaaaaattatttaaatttctaaccaattatattattacatttGATGTACCGAATCATGTGTCCGATATATCGAAAAACCTCTCTAAAAGAAGGCCGACAAATCTGTTCATGTGTAAAATAAATGCGgtccaagaacaagagtatggGACGTGTGCGGTGTGTTGCAATGTGAGAGCAATAAATAATCATGGTAAATTCAAAAGTGAAAAGGGAGGAAGGGGAGCAATAAGTATGAAGAGGTTTTTCAATGTTTTCGGAATACGGGACGGTACGCATATGTAATTATATAAGTGGagaaagtttttttttgaaGTGTCTTCCCACTTATATAATGACATAAAGCGTATGTGTTTGTATTTTGAGCATACTAAATAATAATTATAGGTTGTATTTGAGAAGACTTAAtcgatttttaatttcaataatCAAACTGAGAAGTCCCAATTTCAAAGAACATTTGTTGATAAAACTATAATAAACTTGATGGAGTTGAAAGCCAGCAAATGCTTGGAATACTCAATTTGACTTCAAACTCCCACATAGGCATATTGTGGAGTGGAGCCATGGACTTTGTTTTGACTTGGCATATCATTTGACTCGATGTTTGCATGGAGAGGAGAATTAGTTTATCATTAATGTGTGATGAAATACCATTAAAAACAGAAACATTGTCATGAACATGTACATATTGGATTGCTATAACAGTTTGACGTTGCAGATTAGTAGGAAGGAGCTAAGTTCTTGATTAGTTTTTAGTTGGGCACTATTATGCTTTATGTATTGTCTACATTCTTCATGGGTATTCTTAAGGAATGTGATTGCACACTTTTTTTTacatttctctttattttttgtcGTTAAATTAAATAAAGCACACGAAAACGGacataattaaacataaatatgcGAGAAAGTTAAACAAAAGTGTGTGTATCATTTTCCTATTCCTAATACCATGGCTGAAGTAATGATGTTGCAACAACAATGGGAGAGTTTGAAGATATGAAACCAAGGCAAGAGGTTCGGGTGGATGAAGTGCGGCGTCCAATTCAGGTTGAAGCGTCTAGCCCTATCTGTTGAGACAGCGACCGCCTTTTCGCACAATCAAGGTGAACTATGATGGAGCGTGGCGAAAGGCCACTAGGAAAGGTGGTTTTGGATGGGTGTCAAGGGACATTGCAGGCATCTTTAAGGGGGCTGGTGCCTTTGGTAACTTCCCCTGCGAATCAAGTGTAACGGCGGAGGCTGAAGCGGTAAGGGCGGCTCATTTGGTTTGCGTGGAGAAAGGCTTTTTAGAGGTTCAGGTGGAATCAGATTCTAAATGTCCCGTGGGCATGATCAATGGTTCAAAATTCAACATGACGCTTTGCTTGAAGGTTTCTTATTTGACATTTAGTGTTTGCAAATGCAATTGAGGTCAATAGAAATTCTTTTTGCTCCATGTGTTTGTAAAAATGCAACACATTTAGTGACTTCTTTTGTTTCGCGAGGAAGGGAAACTTTAGCCCATGAGTTATTTAGACCAGTTGAATCAGACGCAAACCAGAACCATCCACAAAATGAACCgaaaatatttttgctcaccacctcAATAATTACCACTGGATGAGTTCAATTTAATCTATCTACTATACAAATCTCGatatttaaactcatctaacaaTAATATACAAGGCAGTGAGCAATGAGCATCATTGCCACATTGAGGTGAGCAAAAATACACTCAAATGAACCTGCACTAATGGCAGCCTCATTGATGAAGTCACATCCAGGTCAATAGACCAGAAGAACTAAATCTGACTTCCTCGTCCACAAAGTTAAACAAACATACGCGCATCATAGtttcaaagaaagaagaaaggtaCAAGAAggcatcattattattattatcatatAACAGCATTGTTGAAGGTACCAATCATACAATACACTCGAACGTCTCGGATACAAAACATAAGGAACCAAACATACATAAAATGGTGACACAGAAGCCATGCGATTGTTCTAAGAGCAGCGCCGGCATATACAGATAATATATAAAAGTAAAAACCAATCCCCAACCTGAATGCGACAAGTCCAAACGATCACTAGCTTTCAGAGCTACAGGAGCACTCCCCTGACGAACATAATAGTACCCACAGTAAGTTcgaaaacacaaacttttatAAGAACCATCATAACAAAGCACCTGAACATCCTTCACGCAAGACAGCAgcagcaaccaaacaaacacaagatggtGACACACAGGCATATTGCATCTTATTTATCTGTGCGCTCTATATATTTATATAGATATAACAAGACCAATCACCGAACCAACTGTGACAATACCGCAGCAACACTTAGCTTTCAGAGCTGCACGAGCTCTCCCCCGACGATGCACTTTCTAGCTGAAGACGCTTCATCTCCTCATAAGCCCACTCAAGACCAGGGCAGTAATGGAGTGgagggttaaacctacaatcaTACATGTCATCTGGCAAGAATGCTCCATTTTCTACCAGAAATTTCACTGCTTCCCTCCTCCTCTCTTTGGCTGCACTGTGAAGCGGAGTCCCTGTTTCAACAAATAAAGGAAGCAGAACACATCAGAGAATATCTTAactatttatatttcttcatcttctcaactaaaacataaaaactttaaaataaataaaatcaagaGGAAAAGAAAGGGAGAGTGATGCTGTAAAACGCTACTTACAGCCACAAGCACCCTTAGTTCTGGCATCAATGTTAGCTCCACGCTCAAGTAATTCATCCATAACATCTAAATGGCCACCCTCAGCAGCTAGGTGGAGAGGGGTAACCCCTTTTGATTTGTGACCCCAAGCAGCAGCATTCACATCCATTCCCTCGTCAAGAAGCTGCCTCACcttccaaaagaaagaaaatacagaaaaatttcAAATGATTAGTGACTAATTTTTTTAAGGTAACAAAATAGTTGGGGCACAACATGTGACAAAAAGTACAAGAAAACGCAAAGCTTGTatttcaaattaatttaaaaatagacAGTTACTTTTTTATCAGGGTGCTAATTTTCATTTCCTTGTAGCCACTTAAAAGTTACCATTGAGTCATATTTTTTGTCAACAAAGTCCCCAAAAGAGACCTGTACTTTCTCTCCTAAGTAATCGTGATTAGAAggttttttggaaaaaaacccAATAACACAAAACAAGTAGCTTTTGTACTCATTATATAAGTAAAAGccaaaacaataataaaaacacTGTAAGAAGATGAAAGGTTGAACAAAGCTTTACAGGGACTATGGAGTAACATTGAATACACAAGTCCCTAACAAGTTATTTGATCAATTTCATGATTTAGAGTAGCAATCTGAAAGTCAATTTACAGTTCCATTAATTTCATAAACTGGACGTCAATTTAAAGTAGCAATCTAGAACTCTAAGACAATTTAAAGTCACAATCTAAAGACAATTATGCAACTTATactcaaaattcaaatccaGAAACTCATTTGAAATACCCTAATGGACCCTTCACAAATAAATTACAAGTACTCAGTCTAAAAACAGAACACGTTCGTGCTCCGGCTATCATAGCACACACATAAATCTTTAATTAGTAGTAACATACAAGTAATGCAGCTAAGGTCCATGTCCAATTAGATTGTGCAAAGAGCATGTAAAAATCCTTGATTGTCACAAATTTTCTGAGACCTACTTTATCATCAAGACAAATAATATAGGACAGAAAAGAATTATGCGACATCGGACTTTATCATCCCTTCCTATTGTATAGAAGATTAGTTTTTGCAGGTTCTGTTCAATAACGCATCAAACTCGGTTCGCAGGGCTAATgaaagttttgagttttaaccagATTTTACACCATCCAAACCTAATTGATTTCACCGGATGTTATTCTATCTTTATAATCAAGCATTTGGCAACATTCTCAACAACTACAACATAAATAATACAACGAGACCAAGAATTTACCTGTCCAAGATCACCCTTTCGACAACCAATGTGCAGCATGGTCCATCCTCTATCATCCATATCCACACCGGACCTAAACGACCGCCGCCGCAACAAGCTCCGCCTGAGCGTACCCATTACCTCCGCCTCTCGGGGCAAGGTTTCAATTTCTTCCACAACCCAAAAACGCACGATTTGATACCAACAAAGAAAAACCAAGCCCACTTTTACGgggctacaacaacaacaacgctCACCCCAGAATTCAACTCCCAGAACCCAAGATTTACACGAATTGTAGGAACGATCACAGCGGAAAaaagtaggaaaaaaaaaagtaccggAAGAACaatatttaggaagaaaagggcgagagaaagagaaagagagacttAGCGAGAATGATTGGCCATGCAGTAGTTTGGAGCCAAAGGATTCAAGCCGGGACCGAGGACGCGAAGATTCTCAATCTCAAAGATGACGACGACGGAGACGACGGAAGCCGATGAGATTATGTTCATAGTTGATGCAACACGACGACGCTTTGTGATGGTTTTGGGGCAAAGAGAGAGGATCCTCTATGGTGTGGGATTCCCAAATGGTTTTGTGGCCAGAGGAGAAGGAATTCCGGTTGGATTGGGAGAGGGCTTGCCGGTGGAGGAGGAAACCTGAAGAAAACCAAACCCTAAAAGGAAAGAGAGGCAAGAGCCAGAGGAGGAAGGAATAGGGTAATTTAGCGAAAAATACTCGATATTTGCAAGtctaaataacaaaaaaaactctCACACTTTCAAATTTAACAAAAAGTACCCACTTTGTCTTGTACATTTACAAATCTGCCCTTTTTTGACTCGTGGTTTCGTTTTCATTCAGTTccattttttgccaaaaccaaaaccagacCGAAATTTTTGTTAGGTTCAGttcaatttcttttgtttttttttgtttgattttttttttttagttcggtttcggtttttcttattttattaatatcgCACACTTAAACAAATGATCTTAGCATTCCTCTTGAGTCTTGACATCAACGTAACAATGACTTTTATCTTGTCTTCATTGTACACTAAGGTAGTCTTGTGTATATGTGTTGAcactaaaaactaccaagcctacgtggcgtgcaggccgagtaattaataagctaactacgttatTCGGTTGTGTGTCAGGTGTGCCATCTCGACGATCGAGCTCGACcaaggagtaaaatgtgttgatgttgcgttaagtgcgttgctgacttcttgatcctGCGATtatggccgaggaaggaacacatctcggcctttgggttctagagcctaaagaTAAGGCTACTAGTTATgtgaagttcacgaatcgtcggCGCTGGGTTCGGTCACGGTGGTTatattcataagagtataagcatgccAAACTAGCACCAGGCTATATGGACACAAGTACTCGAAagagatgtatgtcttgatagtaaatgtggttcggctgCAAAATACTGAATTCTGAAACTcacttgtgaatatccaattATAAAACAACTCAGCTTTCGATGTGTCGAGTCTAGTAACCTGTAACACCTCATTTCactgagaaggctaatgagatgacttcTACCAACAAGAACTCGAAATTCCTTGTCAATCGAgatttggataaataaccagtcaATCTCgaagcagtgctgtttatccaaattgaaggtgctccttgatcggctgattctacggctttagtgctgtttatccaaattaaagatgtcgccggttgccttcacaatgaTGTTTATCtaaattgaagatgtgttggcggaagaaaagggaagaagataaaatctcaaaggttgttgagaagctttgcgcagggcaatttgtgtgttgaattggagaggtCCCTCATATTTTGCATGCGACTATGTATTTATAGCATCCATACTTTTACTTGGCATGGCctgataatttcatagaaacCGTCTGAAACTCAAACTCATAAAATGACTGATCCGTGGCATAGGCTAAAGCCTATCTTCAGATGGGTGACTTTTCAAAGATAATAAAAGCCTAATCCAGGCTTATCCCATCATGACCAAAAGCCTAGCCTACCTAGGATTTCTTATCTCATCATAATTCCATCACCCATCCATGTATCTTGATCCCCATTTaatgaatttcaaatttatttaaattcattTATGACTACTTGTCATTCTGTCACCATCACCACACACCAAACATCCCAAATCAATTTGAAATGTACCACTTGTTTAGGGATATAATCCACATCCTATCTATCCCGTTTAAGAATATGCCaagataattcatattaaaaagataattattatgataaaaaccataatattatcctttaacaatAACCAAATTATCTTCACTTTCCTATTTAACGGTTGGGAGCTATACTCACTCAATGACCTTGATTGCACGAACTGAtgatgtaattttgggtccaaacaatacGCCAATCAAATAGGGACTTTTAGTAGAAAGCATCAGAGGAAGTTAAATAGTTTCtacataatattatcctttaacaataacaaaattatcttcacttTCCTATCCAATGGTTGGGAGCTATACTCACTCAATGACCTTGATTGCACGGATTGAtgatgtaattttgggtccaaaaaATACGTCAATCAAATAGGAACTTTTAGTAAAAAGCATCAGAGGAAGTTAAATAGTTTCTACAAATTTCAAAGCCACATGGtggcttttttttgttttttttggtgagCCATGGTGGCATTGGGTGCACATGAGAACATAAGATTGGAGTTATGAAAGCATAGGATGCCAACTTGTGAATCTGTGATGTCATTTCCTCTGTGCCACTAAACCCTATAAACCATCCCATCTCATGACAAAGAAGGTTATCATGTCCTTGTAAATCTAAAGGTTCAAGGCATGAGAAAACATATTCAATTAATGCTAAAGAGTTAAAAGTTTGGCACTAAGAAGAAGATACCAGCTAGGTTTTCAAGAAGAATGTTaagatttgatttttgttttatttattattatactAAGATCAAGTTTGTAGGCTTAGGCTTAAATACTAACATAAAAAGGCATtcagttcggtttggtttggtttggttttcaaACCTCTAAAATCGAAACCAAACCAATAAAGTTAGGTTCGTTCGGTTTTCCTTTTTTTGATTcggtttctttttaattttcgatttTTCGATTTTGGTTCGGTGTTCAGtccctttttcttcaattttccaTTTTTAGAACTCACCCCTACTCTAATTCTCAATTTTAAACCCTCCAGTCTGGCTCTCCAACAAATAGATAATGAATAGAGTTAGCTAGCTACCTATACAATATATTTGAAAATGCAGAAAAAGGAACAGGTCTAAGCAGTGGGTTATTGATTATGTAacataattaatttgttttgttgaCTTTAGACTTTTCAAATGAGGTGGAGACTTTTgtggagaaaaaaaataatatgaaatttTTTGGAACTGACACGTGAATTTTTATTTACGAATGACAAAGATTTCTTCATTAGATTCTACGCACAGTTTAGCACTTCTGAAGACTTAAGTTACTGGTGGCTATAATCTCTTGAAGCTTCGTTGCCATGGCAAGGAGAAAGGTCAAAGATATTAAAGATAAGATTAATAATCAAATCCTTATCTTTATACCTTCTTTTTTGAAGATCAACTAATTCCAGGAAGGAATCACAATCAAATCCAATCAATGATTCCACATGATAATtctaaaatattatttattcaataatttcttcaaaataattatttccTCCATCCAGTAAATGACACATCTTGGCCAATAAGATGTTGACACATGACATGACAAACCCTGCACATGTGGCCACCCTATGCAACTTTCGAAGAAACTAACTAAGGTATTGGAGATCCATTGGCCCAACCACCACCCtctacaaacaaacaaacaaacaaacaaacaaaaaaaaaaaaaaaacaaaatccttAAGAACGTGGTTTTGGTCCTTGAGAAAAgtgtttaattgttttgtaggttcaAATTTGTGGACTAAAACGACAGATTTTTGCTACTACAAATTGATGCTTtcattgaaaccctaatttaattCTTGAAGGCTCTCGTAATCCTTTTCTCAAATTTCCCGTCTTCAATTTTCTCACACACTTGTAGTCTTTGGATTTTTtgacaaagtttttttttagttcCTAGAAAAAAGAGAACATGACTGAAAATTCTGAAACCATAACAAACGGTACATATGGTGTACTTGGAAATGGACCGAAGAATGGATACCCTGACATGGCCCGTGCGGCTCAACACGGCAGCTGGAGAACCCTGCCACCACTAAAGACCACCATGACTGCCACCATAGTAGCCTAGACCAGGCGTTGCTGCCTAACCTGCAGCCATGCAAGCGCATAGTGAGCTTGTGCAGGCCCCATCGAGACAAGGGTAGGATGCCTAGGTGTATGCAG
Encoded proteins:
- the LOC103420151 gene encoding phytochrome-interacting ankyrin-repeat protein 2-like; the protein is MGTLRRSLLRRRSFRSGVDMDDRGWTMLHIGCRKGDLGQVRQLLDEGMDVNAAAWGHKSKGVTPLHLAAEGGHLDVMDELLERGANIDARTKGACGWTPLHSAAKERRREAVKFLVENGAFLPDDMYDCRFNPPLHYCPGLEWAYEEMKRLQLESASSGESSCSSES